One Bifidobacteriaceae bacterium genomic window carries:
- a CDS encoding ABC transporter ATP-binding protein: MTSCRWEAPPMDASAQEESRTDGSTGREPRPSPVIAIRGLRKSYGPKTALAGVDLTVEPGQFYGLIGPNGAGKTTIMEIAEGLRTPDSGAVSVLGAAPAKRSPDVLRRIGIQLQNTAFFTRSKAREHLATLADIYGVERPRVDELLETFGLVRCAGTRVDKLSGGERQKLAVASALLHRPEVLFLDEPTAAMDAEARAELVRILHGLRGSETTVLYTTHLLHEAERLCDKVAILDRGRIVADDTPERLLAASCLPARLVLPLAVGPVESMRGLPGVLGVDIGAEGLVVQVASPGLALEGLVRAGIDVTNVKVEVATLEDFFLQLTGSEYPHD; the protein is encoded by the coding sequence GTGACCAGTTGCAGGTGGGAGGCACCGCCAATGGACGCGTCCGCGCAAGAAGAATCGCGAACCGACGGTTCCACGGGCCGCGAACCCCGGCCGTCGCCGGTGATCGCCATCAGGGGGCTGCGCAAGTCCTACGGTCCCAAGACGGCGTTGGCCGGCGTGGACCTGACAGTGGAGCCGGGACAGTTTTACGGTCTGATTGGCCCCAACGGCGCCGGGAAGACAACCATCATGGAGATCGCGGAGGGTCTACGGACACCCGATTCCGGCGCGGTGTCCGTGCTCGGAGCCGCGCCTGCCAAGCGTTCGCCGGACGTGCTACGCCGGATCGGCATACAGCTCCAGAACACGGCTTTCTTCACGCGCTCGAAGGCGCGGGAGCACCTGGCGACCCTGGCCGACATCTACGGTGTCGAACGCCCACGGGTGGACGAACTGCTTGAGACGTTCGGCCTGGTCCGTTGCGCTGGAACCAGGGTGGACAAGCTCTCCGGCGGAGAGCGGCAGAAGCTGGCGGTCGCGTCAGCGCTATTGCACCGGCCGGAGGTGCTCTTCCTGGACGAGCCCACAGCCGCCATGGACGCTGAGGCCCGAGCGGAGCTGGTCCGGATTCTGCACGGACTGCGTGGTTCGGAGACCACGGTGCTCTACACAACCCACCTGCTTCACGAGGCTGAGCGTCTCTGTGACAAGGTGGCAATCCTTGACCGGGGCCGGATTGTGGCGGATGACACGCCCGAGCGTCTCCTGGCCGCGTCCTGCCTTCCCGCCCGACTGGTGCTGCCGTTGGCTGTCGGCCCAGTCGAGTCGATGCGCGGGCTACCCGGCGTGCTCGGCGTGGACATCGGCGCGGAGGGGTTGGTGGTCCAGGTGGCCTCGCCGGGCCTGGCGCTGGAGGGGCTGGTGCGCGCCGGAATCGACGTCACGAATGTCAAGGTCGAGGTCGCGACCCTCGAAGACTTCTTTCTTCAGCTAACTGGAAGCGAGTATCCCCATGACTAG
- a CDS encoding ABC transporter permease, with the protein MTRTISLIRAQARSSLRDPATVFFTFLFPLLLLVVFARAFGQTPNADGTLAMQGVGPNVVAFGIAYVGMFTAAQSIVEWRVSGMSRVLYAAPIRTNSILGSNLAVGLGLGITQAILLVVLAIMPGLNMILSPHALVALPIVALGIWTFFSLGMLVGTFTNSVAAASGAINAVVLPMAYVSGAMLPIEMLPDWAVAIGRAMPMRYMVDAIGGGLTGVASGSAVILSVVVLAASGTVFFASAAKLVRWV; encoded by the coding sequence ATGACTAGAACCATCTCTCTCATTCGGGCGCAGGCCCGTTCGAGCCTGCGCGATCCCGCCACGGTGTTCTTCACCTTCCTCTTCCCACTGCTTCTGCTTGTCGTGTTCGCAAGGGCGTTTGGTCAGACGCCGAACGCCGACGGCACGCTTGCGATGCAAGGCGTTGGACCGAATGTGGTCGCCTTCGGAATCGCCTACGTGGGGATGTTCACGGCGGCTCAGTCGATTGTGGAATGGCGGGTGTCTGGAATGAGCCGTGTCCTATATGCGGCACCGATTCGCACCAATTCCATACTCGGCTCAAACCTCGCGGTTGGGCTCGGCTTAGGCATCACCCAGGCGATCTTGCTGGTAGTGCTGGCCATAATGCCGGGCCTGAACATGATCTTGTCGCCGCACGCGCTGGTCGCGCTTCCCATCGTGGCGCTCGGCATTTGGACCTTCTTCAGCCTCGGCATGCTGGTTGGAACGTTTACCAATTCCGTGGCGGCCGCGTCTGGCGCCATCAACGCGGTGGTGCTGCCCATGGCGTACGTCTCGGGGGCGATGCTGCCCATCGAGATGCTGCCGGATTGGGCTGTCGCCATAGGCCGCGCCATGCCCATGAGGTACATGGTTGACGCCATCGGTGGAGGATTGACCGGAGTGGCGTCAGGATCCGCCGTCATTCTGAGCGTTGTGGTCCTAGCGGCGTCAGGCACAGTGTTCTTCGCCAGCGCAGCGAAGCTGGTGAGATGGGTATGA
- a CDS encoding thiazolylpeptide-type bacteriocin codes for MSTADIAGLAAELDALNAETLEVKDYVDYSDAAFASSSSCSSTTSTCSSCSSTSSCAAL; via the coding sequence ATGTCCACCGCCGATATCGCTGGCCTGGCCGCTGAGCTCGACGCCCTGAACGCCGAGACCCTCGAGGTCAAGGACTACGTCGATTACTCCGACGCGGCCTTCGCCTCCAGTTCGTCCTGCAGCTCGACGACATCGACCTGTTCGTCCTGCAGCTCGACGTCCTCCTGCGCCGCTCTCTGA